From Sulfuracidifex tepidarius, one genomic window encodes:
- a CDS encoding NAD(P)/FAD-dependent oxidoreductase, whose translation MEGKKHVVIIGAGNGGVVTANQLAKEGNLHVTVLDKSAYHVYQPGLVDLMFDESMTPGMIMKETKLILDRRVNFVQKKVIKADVDNHKVVTEDGSEYSYDYLVISPGVTEKKKFNFPAWHDIDSVTKIREGITDLNGKNVVVGYYGLIKCPAAPFEISFMLKRKYPKANVTLLNPVAQPPKLQVPMANLLGQASKEMGIQVKRGFKLSGIDGNTMISEDGEKFQFDYAIIDSPIHVHKEFEDLSDDSGLIPVDKASLKFKDFDNVYAIGDTTNITFPPKTGALAHFEAIHVAKSILSNVNGGNKPVFDGRAMCAVYAGNNKGMMVYMDYEKSTAQGRNFMFYASKKLFMSLYWASLTGSLDKTLEAFSNSIAKTAVKTPN comes from the coding sequence ATGGAAGGAAAAAAACACGTAGTTATAATAGGAGCTGGAAACGGAGGAGTAGTAACGGCAAACCAGCTCGCTAAGGAAGGAAATCTTCACGTCACAGTTTTGGATAAGTCCGCGTACCACGTTTATCAGCCTGGACTAGTAGATTTGATGTTTGACGAGAGTATGACTCCAGGAATGATAATGAAGGAGACCAAGCTGATTCTAGATAGAAGAGTGAACTTCGTTCAAAAGAAAGTCATTAAGGCAGACGTAGATAACCATAAGGTGGTAACGGAAGACGGAAGTGAATACAGTTACGATTATTTGGTGATCTCACCTGGGGTAACAGAGAAGAAGAAGTTCAATTTCCCAGCATGGCATGATATAGATAGCGTTACCAAAATCAGGGAAGGGATCACTGATCTAAACGGAAAGAATGTGGTAGTAGGTTATTACGGTCTCATAAAGTGCCCTGCTGCTCCATTTGAAATCTCTTTCATGTTGAAACGTAAATATCCTAAAGCAAACGTTACTCTTCTAAATCCTGTGGCTCAACCTCCGAAGCTTCAAGTACCAATGGCAAACTTGCTAGGGCAAGCGTCTAAGGAAATGGGAATTCAAGTTAAGAGAGGGTTCAAGTTGAGCGGTATTGACGGCAACACGATGATATCAGAAGACGGAGAGAAATTCCAGTTCGATTACGCCATAATCGATTCCCCCATACACGTACATAAAGAATTTGAGGATTTGTCAGACGACAGCGGTCTGATCCCTGTAGACAAGGCCAGTTTAAAGTTCAAGGATTTCGATAACGTGTACGCTATAGGAGATACGACAAATATTACATTTCCACCTAAAACCGGCGCTTTAGCTCACTTTGAGGCAATTCATGTAGCTAAGAGTATATTAAGCAATGTGAACGGGGGCAATAAGCCAGTTTTTGACGGAAGGGCAATGTGTGCAGTATATGCGGGAAACAACAAAGGAATGATGGTGTACATGGACTATGAGAAGAGTACCGCGCAGGGGAGGAACTTCATGTTCTATGCCTCTAAGAAGCTTTTCATGTCATTATACTGGGCCTCCCTTACTGGATCTTTAGATAAGACATTAGAAGCTTTTTCGAACTCTATAGCAAAAACAGCGGTAAAGACACCAAATTGA
- the lrs14 gene encoding HTH-type transcriptional regulator Lrs14, with protein sequence MSETQLSSGTRIKLPSGKDAGLVDILSFCYGLSETDVTVLLALMRGDARGTEELESDLKLSKASINRSLNKLLEMGLVMRIKEPGNKAGRPRYLYKARDYNELKGKMLSDIKECSDKMAELVEKEFRPL encoded by the coding sequence ATGTCCGAAACCCAATTATCGTCTGGAACAAGAATAAAGCTTCCTTCAGGTAAGGATGCGGGTCTAGTAGATATCCTATCCTTTTGCTATGGATTGTCTGAGACAGATGTAACTGTTCTCCTAGCTCTCATGAGAGGAGATGCTAGAGGAACAGAGGAGCTTGAGAGCGACCTTAAGTTGTCCAAAGCTTCAATTAACAGAAGTTTGAACAAGCTTCTCGAAATGGGCTTAGTAATGAGAATAAAGGAGCCAGGAAACAAGGCAGGTCGTCCAAGATATCTTTACAAAGCTAGGGACTACAATGAGCTGAAGGGTAAAATGCTCTCTGACATCAAGGAATGCTCAGACAAGATGGCTGAACTAGTAGAGAAAGAATTCAGGCCTCTATAA
- a CDS encoding (Fe-S)-binding protein yields the protein MGMIRMDGKKGVTESEIGKCVHCGFCLESCPTYVVTRSEVHSPRGRILTVKLGLSTEGIETCMYCRRCEIACPSGVEYNKIITSARKPDMFKKIMLKTLERPSLLYVGTLAVSKGNGEFSYRLRNFVENPQKPLEHEEMDPDIYLIPGCITSTFFRSTVEKALKFLKEKGFRVKILNGCCGLAHYSEGDVEGGDKALDRLIPTSARTSNARLVSLSSNCTAHMREKGINVMDFHEFMKSMNYQIRIGTKFTVHYPCHAHLLGITKSLIDVFYDRENMVQMEDPSFECGAGGAFFLFNQEISDKVIQEKNKKVKYSVADIVISTNPSCSLVMKKSGKRIMHIADFL from the coding sequence ATGGGAATGATAAGGATGGACGGAAAGAAGGGCGTTACTGAAAGTGAGATCGGGAAGTGCGTGCACTGTGGTTTCTGTTTAGAGAGTTGCCCCACTTACGTCGTGACTAGATCCGAAGTTCACTCACCTAGGGGAAGGATTTTGACTGTTAAACTGGGGTTGAGCACGGAAGGAATAGAGACGTGCATGTATTGTAGGAGATGCGAGATAGCTTGTCCAAGTGGAGTGGAATACAACAAGATAATAACTAGCGCCAGAAAGCCTGACATGTTCAAGAAAATAATGCTGAAAACTCTAGAAAGACCTAGTCTACTTTACGTGGGAACTTTAGCCGTCTCGAAGGGTAACGGGGAGTTTTCCTACAGACTGAGGAATTTCGTGGAAAATCCACAGAAGCCTCTTGAGCATGAGGAGATGGATCCAGACATATACCTGATACCCGGTTGCATAACTTCCACGTTCTTTAGAAGTACTGTAGAGAAAGCCTTGAAGTTCTTGAAAGAGAAGGGTTTTCGAGTCAAGATCCTTAACGGTTGTTGCGGGCTAGCACATTACTCTGAAGGAGACGTAGAAGGTGGAGACAAAGCCTTAGATCGGCTCATACCTACAAGCGCCAGGACTTCTAACGCTAGGCTAGTTTCCCTTTCATCAAACTGCACCGCACATATGAGGGAAAAAGGGATAAACGTAATGGACTTCCACGAGTTCATGAAGTCCATGAACTATCAGATCAGGATAGGTACCAAGTTTACAGTTCATTACCCTTGTCATGCTCACTTGCTCGGGATAACTAAGTCTCTGATAGATGTATTTTACGATAGAGAAAACATGGTTCAAATGGAGGACCCCTCGTTTGAGTGCGGGGCGGGAGGAGCGTTCTTCCTCTTTAACCAGGAGATCTCAGATAAGGTCATACAGGAAAAGAACAAGAAGGTGAAGTACTCAGTAGCTGACATAGTGATCAGCACTAACCCCTCTTGCTCCCTAGTAATGAAGAAAAGCGGTAAAAGGATCATGCATATAGCGGACTTCCTCTAG
- a CDS encoding PadR family transcriptional regulator yields the protein MSWFQKRGLKQVILNVLKDHEMTGSQIIDEVERLTLGMWRPSPGSIYPALDQLEQDGLLKISRVEGWKKYYELTKKGREELGKSEGGGVNDVVSQLEFVIRYLIENSDKIDPKQKIKINQLIDELRNSLS from the coding sequence ATGAGTTGGTTTCAGAAGAGAGGGCTGAAACAAGTTATCTTGAACGTTTTAAAGGACCATGAAATGACAGGTTCACAAATAATAGATGAAGTGGAGAGGCTTACGTTAGGTATGTGGAGGCCTTCTCCTGGTTCTATTTATCCCGCGCTGGATCAACTTGAGCAGGACGGTCTCCTTAAGATAAGCAGAGTAGAGGGATGGAAAAAGTACTATGAACTTACTAAAAAGGGGAGAGAAGAGCTAGGTAAGTCAGAAGGGGGAGGAGTTAATGATGTAGTCTCACAGTTGGAATTCGTTATACGTTATCTCATAGAGAACAGCGATAAGATAGATCCAAAACAGAAGATAAAAATAAATCAATTAATAGATGAATTGAGGAACTCTCTATCTTAG
- a CDS encoding ABC transporter permease, whose product MVKVRNIANTTKAILKDNLRNRFALFWIIFFPVVLAILFPLVFGGIGNAIHITVSVNGYNSQEVAKALNDSNIFTGVVGVNYQDAMRQGYMYVNITNQGRTIDVFTNLQDKPLVPSLKAIVEEALLEPNVTFSSKVTSNYTFNDYLISGIIGIVSLSNGLFGLIGIASGYYRDKVVDRLAASPLRSLEWSVSLILYVVIITLISTSAVLITGIFFGFIPIAGIAFLGFLVISTMMFGAIGAVIYGLTPKEKLFVAQSVVSALIFPLMFLSNAFFPISAFPSFLRPFAEYQPLSLIDTVIRDLTVYNVAPNLSLVFSIIAITIVLNVVAGRLLRLRETGL is encoded by the coding sequence ATGGTTAAAGTAAGAAACATAGCTAACACGACGAAAGCGATATTGAAGGATAACCTCAGGAACAGGTTCGCCCTTTTCTGGATAATATTCTTCCCAGTTGTTTTGGCTATCCTTTTCCCCCTAGTTTTCGGTGGAATAGGAAACGCAATACATATAACTGTTAGCGTTAACGGCTACAATTCTCAAGAGGTAGCTAAGGCACTGAACGACTCTAATATCTTCACCGGTGTAGTCGGAGTTAATTACCAAGATGCCATGAGGCAAGGGTACATGTACGTTAACATAACTAATCAAGGCAGAACAATAGACGTCTTCACCAATCTTCAGGACAAACCCCTGGTTCCTTCACTTAAAGCTATAGTGGAGGAAGCCCTATTGGAGCCGAACGTTACTTTCTCGTCTAAAGTTACAAGCAACTACACATTTAACGACTACCTAATATCTGGAATTATAGGGATAGTTTCATTATCAAATGGATTATTTGGCTTAATAGGCATAGCATCTGGATATTACAGGGACAAGGTAGTTGATAGACTTGCAGCCTCTCCTCTCAGGAGTCTAGAGTGGTCAGTCTCCCTCATACTTTACGTCGTGATCATCACGTTGATCTCTACTTCTGCAGTTCTGATAACAGGGATATTCTTCGGGTTCATACCTATAGCTGGAATAGCGTTCCTGGGTTTCTTGGTGATCTCTACAATGATGTTCGGTGCAATAGGAGCTGTAATATACGGGCTGACACCTAAGGAGAAGCTCTTCGTAGCGCAAAGCGTAGTGAGCGCACTAATCTTTCCTTTAATGTTCCTCAGCAACGCCTTCTTCCCCATATCAGCTTTCCCGTCATTTCTGAGACCTTTCGCAGAGTATCAGCCTCTATCATTAATAGATACTGTAATACGAGATCTGACTGTTTACAATGTAGCACCAAACCTATCTTTGGTGTTCTCTATCATTGCAATAACGATAGTTCTTAACGTGGTGGCAGGAAGACTTCTCAGACTGAGAGAGACGGGGTTGTGA
- a CDS encoding enoyl-CoA hydratase/isomerase family protein → MVVKLESYGNYSVLKFNTGGKYNLFNIKFMTDMIDVLSNVEEDRISRFLIIEGEGNFGTGADITELKKANDDLEFARTFFNYMRQIYEKIMTVPKIVIALPQNIAYGASMEMLLVSDFVIAKNGTKFAAPGAKLGVFPPVLVSIGPSIIGYQNARRLALTGEEIDADEAMRIGLVNYVSEDPMKTASVLMEKMSVMAPTSLIWMKKNLDSRMKDMLYDAFEDLVNQVQSDNAKEGILAFISKTRPSWIPQQKSS, encoded by the coding sequence GTGGTGGTTAAACTCGAGAGTTACGGTAACTATTCTGTTTTAAAGTTTAATACTGGAGGAAAGTACAATCTTTTTAACATAAAATTTATGACAGATATGATTGATGTACTGAGCAACGTCGAGGAAGATAGAATATCAAGGTTCTTGATCATTGAAGGTGAAGGAAATTTCGGTACGGGGGCAGATATAACAGAGTTAAAGAAGGCTAATGATGACCTAGAGTTCGCCAGGACTTTCTTCAATTACATGAGGCAGATTTATGAGAAAATAATGACCGTCCCCAAGATAGTTATAGCTCTTCCTCAAAACATAGCCTACGGAGCATCAATGGAGATGTTGTTAGTCTCGGACTTCGTCATAGCTAAGAACGGGACGAAATTCGCTGCACCCGGTGCCAAGCTGGGAGTGTTTCCGCCAGTTCTAGTGAGTATAGGTCCATCAATAATAGGCTATCAAAACGCCAGAAGACTTGCTCTAACTGGGGAAGAGATAGACGCGGATGAGGCGATGAGGATAGGGTTAGTGAACTACGTTTCAGAGGATCCCATGAAGACTGCCTCCGTTTTAATGGAGAAAATGTCTGTCATGGCACCTACATCACTCATATGGATGAAGAAGAACCTAGACTCTAGAATGAAGGATATGTTATACGATGCGTTTGAGGATCTAGTAAACCAAGTTCAAAGTGATAACGCAAAGGAGGGAATATTGGCTTTCATAAGCAAGACTAGACCTTCGTGGATACCACAACAGAAATCTAGCTGA
- a CDS encoding ParA family protein, producing MIVTVINQKGGVGKTTTSVNLSYYLSKRRKVALVDLDPEGGSTVSFGIKRDQNEVKLGTKSVNIFNVEVYPASVGLLKLELGGDINEITKDIRKIAENYDATVIDTPPNLGKLAVSAMIVADRIVSPVTPQPLSLEAVKNLDSRLNSLKKGALSFTNFSTKPVSLEGLSSVKFVQVGIPQSRVFVEASRLGVPALRYEEVRNKRPRLQSYFESLEKAIVE from the coding sequence GTGATAGTAACAGTAATTAATCAAAAAGGAGGAGTCGGAAAGACTACAACTTCAGTTAACTTATCCTATTACCTTTCAAAAAGGAGGAAAGTAGCCCTAGTAGACTTAGACCCAGAGGGAGGCTCTACAGTCTCTTTCGGTATAAAGAGGGATCAGAACGAGGTGAAGTTAGGTACTAAAAGTGTGAACATATTTAATGTAGAAGTATATCCCGCAAGCGTGGGACTACTGAAGCTGGAACTTGGAGGAGACATAAATGAGATAACCAAAGACATCAGGAAAATAGCTGAGAACTACGACGCCACCGTCATAGATACACCGCCTAACTTAGGAAAGCTTGCCGTCTCTGCTATGATAGTAGCGGATCGTATAGTCTCTCCAGTTACACCGCAACCTCTCTCCCTTGAAGCCGTGAAGAACTTAGACTCTAGACTCAACAGCCTCAAGAAGGGAGCTCTATCATTCACAAACTTCTCAACTAAACCGGTATCACTGGAGGGGCTCTCCTCAGTTAAGTTCGTGCAGGTAGGCATTCCTCAGTCTAGAGTTTTCGTTGAGGCGTCTAGACTGGGCGTTCCAGCACTCAGGTATGAAGAGGTCAGAAACAAGAGACCTAGACTCCAGAGTTACTTCGAGAGTCTAGAGAAGGCGATAGTAGAATGA
- a CDS encoding PadR family transcriptional regulator, producing MLGKLNLERLRKGVLRYLVMESISEKPLRVYDIIKSIEERFDGTYRPSTGSIYPILKGLVDEGLVEVNEKDGKKTYVLNQAGKQELEKAREKFKTKFADDYTGDKRKIALELMDMIIILYGNRNSIGEEETKKILEIIRACREKIEVVIGNRKSSNQIE from the coding sequence ATGCTAGGAAAACTGAACTTGGAAAGACTCAGAAAGGGTGTATTACGGTACTTAGTAATGGAGTCTATATCTGAAAAACCCCTTAGAGTTTACGACATAATCAAGTCAATAGAAGAGAGGTTCGATGGTACATATCGCCCTAGCACTGGGTCGATCTATCCTATATTGAAGGGATTGGTGGACGAAGGATTAGTGGAAGTAAACGAAAAGGACGGAAAGAAGACGTATGTCCTCAACCAGGCAGGGAAACAGGAACTAGAAAAAGCTAGAGAGAAATTCAAGACCAAGTTCGCCGACGACTACACTGGTGATAAGAGAAAAATTGCCCTTGAACTGATGGACATGATAATTATTCTTTATGGTAATAGAAATTCTATCGGAGAAGAAGAAACTAAGAAGATCCTTGAAATAATAAGAGCTTGTAGAGAGAAGATTGAAGTAGTTATAGGAAATCGCAAAAGTTCAAATCAAATCGAGTAA
- a CDS encoding ABC transporter ATP-binding protein, whose protein sequence is MLAIDMYDVWKTYRNGTQALKGLNLQVEGGEIFSLLGPNGAGKTTTVKIMSCILKPDKGKIKILDKEIPRNCGEILREVGTMPQEFQGFSDLTVRENIEYFASLYDKDINIDELIDMFELRKYEYKKLRELSGGFKRRVGLASAISGQPKILFLDEPTVGLDPKARRSLWEIIKKLRDKGITIFLTTHYLDEAEKLSDTVVVIYDGKVVRRGKPGEIIDEFKKETLEEAYLELMKNLEGESDG, encoded by the coding sequence ATGTTAGCTATTGACATGTATGACGTATGGAAGACATACAGGAACGGTACACAAGCACTCAAAGGGTTAAACCTTCAAGTCGAGGGTGGAGAGATCTTCTCTTTGCTCGGACCTAACGGTGCCGGTAAGACCACAACCGTGAAAATCATGTCTTGTATCCTTAAACCAGACAAGGGGAAAATCAAGATACTAGATAAGGAAATCCCCAGAAACTGCGGGGAGATCTTGAGGGAAGTGGGCACAATGCCACAGGAGTTCCAGGGGTTCTCCGACCTGACTGTAAGGGAAAACATAGAGTACTTCGCCAGCCTTTACGACAAGGATATAAACATAGATGAGCTCATAGATATGTTCGAGCTAAGGAAATACGAGTACAAAAAGTTAAGGGAATTATCAGGAGGTTTCAAGAGAAGAGTTGGGTTAGCTTCAGCTATTTCAGGTCAGCCCAAGATTCTCTTCTTGGATGAGCCTACTGTGGGCTTAGACCCTAAGGCGAGAAGGTCTCTATGGGAAATCATAAAGAAATTGAGGGATAAAGGCATAACAATATTTCTCACAACCCATTACTTAGACGAAGCTGAGAAGCTTTCTGACACGGTCGTTGTTATATACGACGGGAAAGTAGTTCGTAGAGGTAAACCAGGAGAGATTATAGACGAATTTAAGAAGGAAACTTTAGAGGAAGCTTACTTAGAACTCATGAAAAACCTCGAGGGTGAATCTGATGGTTAA
- a CDS encoding AbrB/MazE/SpoVT family DNA-binding domain-containing protein, translated as MSVEEIVKVSRNYQVTIPAKVRQKFQIKEGDLVKVIFDDGEGVVKIQIMKEPWK; from the coding sequence GTGAGTGTCGAAGAGATAGTTAAGGTATCAAGAAACTACCAGGTCACAATACCTGCGAAGGTAAGGCAGAAGTTCCAGATAAAAGAAGGTGATCTAGTAAAAGTAATTTTTGATGACGGAGAAGGAGTAGTAAAGATCCAAATAATGAAAGAACCTTGGAAGTAA
- a CDS encoding DUF1614 domain-containing protein has product MGDDNKRIIFLIPFRGAMSILLHLIMGIFIVFLAVSYFAEIFSYIGLPLYLSYALGVEISFLSLLLSPINIVIKKVENNVFSIQQDVVYFFGIPIVVPRAFSQRTYTYIALNAGGAILPLATTLFLLLSLHHPLSLLLVLFETLIIILASKSIARVIPGVGVVMPPIVPSLISSILSYVLFVTIHPILVPLSAYISSVLGTLIGADILNLKRMLQEARPQMISVGGMGTFDGIFISGLLSLAIGTFLISL; this is encoded by the coding sequence ATGGGCGATGATAACAAGAGGATAATATTTCTCATACCTTTCAGAGGGGCAATGTCGATACTGCTCCACCTTATTATGGGTATTTTCATAGTATTCCTTGCAGTTAGTTACTTCGCTGAAATCTTTTCCTATATCGGGTTACCGCTTTACCTGAGCTATGCATTAGGAGTGGAAATATCTTTCCTTAGCTTACTTCTGAGCCCAATTAACATAGTGATAAAGAAGGTCGAAAACAACGTGTTCTCAATACAACAAGACGTTGTATACTTCTTTGGAATACCGATCGTAGTCCCAAGGGCATTTTCTCAGAGGACATATACATACATAGCACTTAATGCAGGAGGAGCTATCCTTCCTCTAGCTACTACTCTATTCCTGTTACTATCCCTTCACCATCCGCTTTCCTTATTGTTAGTGTTGTTCGAAACGTTAATAATAATTCTAGCCAGCAAATCGATAGCCAGAGTTATACCAGGGGTAGGTGTAGTCATGCCACCTATAGTCCCTTCTTTGATATCTTCAATACTGAGCTATGTGCTCTTCGTCACAATTCATCCTATTCTCGTTCCTTTGTCGGCATACATCAGCAGTGTGCTGGGTACTCTCATAGGAGCAGATATACTTAACCTAAAGAGGATGCTTCAAGAAGCTAGACCGCAAATGATAAGTGTAGGAGGTATGGGGACTTTTGACGGGATATTCATATCAGGTCTCTTGTCTCTAGCCATAGGTACTTTCTTGATTTCGTTATGA
- a CDS encoding NTP transferase domain-containing protein, producing MIMAGGKGKRLSMIKPLLTVCGVPILKLIVDSLSPHIEVWIATTNGHPVERFVRNYLGMENFLIFTRGLGYEIDVIQVVETLGFPLITVPADSPFLTWRDIEHLIEECRSSLCSLKDNKGFTGISFWRDHGYSKYFQDVSIDHEILNVNDWNAFLQANKNC from the coding sequence GTGATCATGGCTGGAGGAAAAGGCAAAAGGCTTTCAATGATTAAACCTCTATTGACAGTATGCGGAGTCCCGATATTGAAACTCATAGTAGACTCTCTTTCTCCCCATATCGAAGTATGGATAGCTACAACTAATGGACATCCTGTGGAACGTTTCGTAAGAAATTACCTTGGCATGGAGAATTTTCTCATTTTCACCAGAGGTTTAGGCTATGAAATTGATGTAATTCAAGTGGTAGAAACTTTAGGTTTTCCCCTCATAACTGTACCTGCCGACTCACCTTTTCTGACATGGAGGGATATAGAGCATCTGATCGAAGAGTGTAGGTCTTCCCTCTGTTCGCTCAAAGATAACAAAGGTTTCACTGGGATAAGCTTCTGGAGAGATCATGGCTATTCAAAATATTTTCAAGACGTAAGCATAGATCATGAGATACTTAACGTGAACGACTGGAACGCTTTTTTACAGGCTAATAAAAACTGTTAA
- a CDS encoding thiamine-phosphate synthase family protein has translation MEASRQEVLRRLKEAADLFISNPRSSLLIPEIRTNLGYAIPEARNVEDVAAIPGRITCAFGKSFYCMPPQFGASDHIARVILTAMKHDQAVRSAIDLRYEESIVKSLPSEELCVFNRNVETEESRSVERHTMNLMVDFCYKLWDGKSHKFIIDEGDVGKEKTLFVLGKDPVDVVKISLSLLDLI, from the coding sequence ATGGAAGCTAGTCGTCAAGAAGTCCTTAGGAGGCTGAAAGAAGCTGCAGATCTCTTCATATCGAATCCAAGGTCCTCCCTCCTTATACCAGAGATAAGAACTAACCTAGGTTACGCAATTCCTGAGGCTAGAAACGTGGAAGATGTTGCCGCAATACCAGGGAGGATCACGTGCGCCTTTGGTAAGTCCTTCTATTGCATGCCTCCCCAATTCGGAGCGTCTGATCATATAGCTAGAGTTATACTTACTGCAATGAAACATGACCAAGCAGTTAGGAGTGCTATAGATCTGAGGTACGAAGAGTCTATAGTGAAGAGTCTCCCCAGTGAGGAGCTGTGCGTTTTCAATAGGAATGTCGAGACTGAGGAGTCTAGAAGTGTAGAGAGACACACCATGAACCTCATGGTGGACTTCTGCTATAAACTTTGGGATGGCAAGAGCCATAAATTCATAATAGATGAGGGGGACGTCGGTAAAGAGAAGACTTTGTTCGTCCTAGGAAAAGACCCTGTCGACGTGGTGAAGATATCTCTCTCCTTACTCGATTTGATTTGA
- a CDS encoding TatD family hydrolase has translation MLIDVHSHIDSEEFNSDRDSILKKCNIIVVDAGINYENNLKVLEIVAKYSNVIPAIGLHPENINYDDPEGEIDRVTSLASKAEIISEIGLDYYWIKDEEKRKVQREILGILLSIAEKENKPVVVHVRGGLKDFLEIIASFKVRFDIHAYEGSVKNAMKIVEMGGYISFPPVIVRDKQRQNVALNVPKERVLTETDSPFLGPTRDRNEPCNVKVTLEALSTLWRVDTKEIEEIIFQNFRRFLNKSY, from the coding sequence ATGCTTATAGACGTCCATTCGCATATAGACAGCGAAGAGTTTAACTCTGATAGGGACTCAATATTAAAGAAATGCAATATTATTGTAGTAGATGCTGGAATCAATTATGAAAACAACTTAAAGGTCCTGGAGATTGTGGCCAAGTATAGCAACGTTATACCTGCAATAGGCTTACACCCTGAAAACATAAACTATGATGATCCTGAAGGGGAAATAGACCGTGTCACTTCTCTAGCCAGTAAAGCGGAAATAATCAGCGAGATAGGGCTAGACTATTACTGGATAAAAGATGAAGAAAAGAGGAAAGTACAAAGGGAAATTCTGGGAATACTGTTGTCAATAGCAGAGAAAGAAAATAAACCAGTAGTAGTACACGTGAGAGGAGGGCTTAAAGATTTCCTAGAGATCATAGCATCATTCAAGGTGAGATTTGATATTCATGCATACGAAGGAAGTGTAAAGAATGCTATGAAAATAGTGGAAATGGGAGGATATATCTCCTTCCCACCAGTGATAGTTAGGGACAAGCAGAGACAGAACGTAGCTCTCAACGTACCGAAAGAGAGAGTGCTTACCGAAACGGATTCACCTTTTCTGGGTCCTACACGTGATAGAAATGAACCCTGTAACGTTAAAGTGACATTAGAAGCCCTTTCCACGTTATGGAGAGTTGATACAAAAGAAATAGAAGAAATTATATTTCAGAACTTTAGAAGATTTCTAAATAAATCATACTAA
- a CDS encoding SelT/SelW/SelH family protein, with amino-acid sequence MPKTLKIIYCRPCGYIDKALDLARDVLSYFQDIEVVLSQGEKGIFDVYLNQKLLFSRYEEKRFPDNQEILKKISEETGLNSRI; translated from the coding sequence ATGCCAAAAACCCTCAAGATAATTTATTGTAGGCCATGCGGCTACATCGATAAGGCCCTTGATCTTGCAAGAGATGTACTAAGCTATTTTCAGGACATAGAAGTGGTTCTTTCCCAAGGTGAGAAAGGAATTTTCGACGTTTACTTAAATCAGAAACTACTATTTTCCAGATACGAGGAGAAGAGGTTTCCAGATAACCAGGAAATACTGAAGAAGATCTCAGAGGAAACAGGACTTAATTCTAGAATCTGA